TAAATGAAGTTACTTCAACTCCTTCTCCCCATCCATCTAAAATAGCTCCATAACTTTTTTCATTTGCACTATTACAACATATAACTTGTGATTGAGTAGATAATGCTAATGCTTTATTTAATGTTTTAAAATGCTCAATTCTCTCTTTTCCCCATCTTGCAGGTACTAAAATTAAATCAGCTCCTTTAAATTTTTCCCAATATTCAATAAATCTTAATTCAAAACATATTAAATTAGCAATTTTTAAACCTCTCCATTCAAATATATCAGGTTTTTCTCCAACTACAAAATGCTCTTTTTCCTCTCCAAAAAGATTATATTTAGCTCTTTTATGAATAACTTTTTTCTTATCAAAAAAATAAAAATAATTTTTATTATCCTCAATAATAGTTAAGGCAAAAGCCCTATTTAACTTTTTAAGCTCATTAATAGCAAATTTGCTAAATTCATTTGCTTTTTTAAAGTTTTTATAATCAAATCCTGTTAAGCAAACTTCTGGAAAAAGAAGAAAATCAGCAGAAGAATTAGTAATTATTTTAATTACCTGCTTTAAGTTATATTCATAATCAATTGAAGTTTTAAAATTTACAACTTCAACTTTTAACTTTTCACTTTTCATTTTTTACTTCTCACTATCTCCATAAACTCTTTTATAAATTTTATCTACATTTCTTGTATAGTAGTTATAATCAAAAAGGTTTTTAATTTCATCTTCTTTCATAACTTTTTTTAAATCTTCATCTTTAAGTAGATTTTCTAAAAATAAACTCTCACCTTTTTCATTAATTGGTGCTTTTCCTTTTTGTAATTCTTCCCAAACTTTCATAGCATTTCTTTGGACAATTTTATATGCATCCTCTCTACTTATTCCTCTTTTTGGAAGTTCAAGTAAAACTCTTTGAGAAAATACAAGCCCACCTGTAAGATTTAAGTTTTTCATCATATTTTCTGGATAGACTACAAGATTGGAAATAATATTATTTAGTCTATGAAGCATAAAATCAGTTGTAATAAATGCATCTGGAAGCCAAAATCTCTCCGTTGAGCTATGAGAAATATCTCTTTCATGCCATAAGGCTACATTTTCCATAGCAGGAATTGTATAACTCCTAATAATTCTTGCAAGTCCTGTTATATTTTCGCTTAAAACAGGATTTCTTTTATGTGGCATCGCAGAGCTTCCTTTTTGACCTTTACTGAAATATTCCTCTGCTTCATATACTTCTGTGCGTTGAAAATGTCTAATATTTACAGCTATTTTTTCAACTGTACTTGCAAGAAGTCCAAGTGCAGATGCAAGTCTTGCATATCTATCTCTTTGAATGACTTGATTTGAAATTGGTGCAGGTTTTAGACCTAAAAATTTACAAGTTAACTCTTCAAGCTCAATTGGTGCGTGTGCAAAATTACCCATAGCCCCACTAATTTTACCAACACTTATAACTTCAAGTGTTTCTTCAAGATTTTTTAAATGTCTTTTCATTTCATCATACCAAATTGATAAAACAAGTCCAAAAGTAATAGGTTCTCCATGAATTCCGTGACTTCTTCCAACCATTAATGTATATTTATGCTCATAAGCTCTTTTTTTAATGCTTTCCATCACCATCTTAACATCATCAATAATTATTTTTAAAGAATCTCTCATTTGAAGAGCTACTGCCGTATCAATTGTATCACTTGAAGTCATTCCATAATGAACCCATCTTGATTCTTCACCAAGAGACTCAGCAACACTTGTTAAAAATGCAATAACATCATGTTTTGTCTCTTTTTCTATCTCATTAATTCTATCAATATCAAACTTTGCATTTTCTATAATTTTTTTAGCATCTTCATCAGGAATTAAACCAAGTTTATTCCAAGCTTTAACAGCTGCTTTTTCAACTTCAAGCCAAGCTGAATATTTAGCATTCATATCCCAAAGTTTCTTCATCTCTTCTCTTGCATATCTCTCAACCATAGTTAGCCTTTTTTTGATACAATTATAACAAAAAGGCTTTTTATGCTTGATATAGGCTCAACAGAATTTTTGTTTATTATTATTATTGCTATAATAGTCCTTGGTCCTGATAAACTTCCAGAAGCACTAAAAAATCTTGGTAAATTTATAGGAAAAATCAAAAGAATGTGGAGAGATGCTACTGAAGATATTAGAAAAGAGATTGAACTTGAAGAAATGAAAGAGGAGATGAAAAAATATAAAGAAGAACTCCAAAAACTTCAACAACAAGTTAATAAAGATACAAGCGAAATAAATAAAGGTTTAACTTCTCTTGATGATTTAACTGCAATGGGAAATAGTAGGAATTTTAAGGATATGATTAAATAATGGGATTTGTAGTTAAAGAATTTGAAATAAAAAATGAAAAAGTATTAGACTTTTTAGTTAAAAAATTAGGATTTAATCTAAGAGAAGCAAAAAGGGCTATTGATAGAGGAAGAGTTAGCATCAATGGCAAAAGAGTAACTCAAAAAAGTTTTAAAGCAAGCGGTATTTTAAAATGTATTGTATTTGAACCAAACGGATATGGATTAAAACCTATTTTTGAAACAGACCATTTTGCAATTTTTGATAAACCAAGTGGTGTAGCAATTCATCCTAAAAAATTAGCTAATACAAAAAGTTTGCTTGATGATGTAAGACTTTTATATGGAAATGATGCAAATTTGGTCCATAGACTTGATAAAGAGACAAGTGGTCTTGTAATTGCTTCTAAAAATAAATTTGCTGAAAGTATTTTAAAACAAGCTTTTCAAAATAAAGAAATTCAAAAGAAATATTTAGCTTTAATCAAAGGTCATTTAGATAAAGAAATAACTATTAAAAAACCAATTGCTGTTAATAAAGATGAGAATATAAAAGTAAAAGTAATTATCTCGGATGAAGGAAAAGAGTCTATTACATTAGTAAAACCAATTAAAAAAATAGGGAAAAATACTCTTGTTGAATGTATTCCTTTAACAGGAAGACAACATCAAATCAGAATTCATTTATATAGTATAGGTCATCCTATTGTAGGAGACCCTTTATATGGAGTTGATAATGAGTTTGCAGACAGATATTTAAAAAAATTAGTTGATGAAAATGAAAGAATTCAAAAAACAGGGGCAAACAGACTTATGCTTCATGCATATAAATTAGAATTTGAATTTATGAATAACAAATATATAATAAAAAGTAATAGTTTTGAAATAGCAAAATTAACATAAAAACAACTAAATTATTAAGTAGAAGCTTTGTATTTATATGTGTTTAAGCTAACTTTAAGAAATTATTGTTATACTTCTAACTCAATTTCCCCTCCTTAAAAGTTTTTACCTCCTTAATTGGACCTTTTTGGTCCTTTTAATTAATTATAAAAATATAGTGACTGTCACTAAATACATTAACTATTTGTCATATTTTATTTTCGCGATAGATTATATACTGTGAATTAATATGTAAAAACATAAAAGGAGGCGTTCATATTTTGTGGCTCCGGCGAGAGGACTCGAACCTCTGACCCGACGGTTAACAGCCGTCTGCTCTACCGACTGAGCTACGCCGGAATGTGGATTGAAATTATAAGTAAAATTTGTTTTAATGTCAAGAGTCAAAAAATTATCACTATATATAACTTATGATTAATACTTTTTAAAATTAATAAAACACATAGGATATTATGTTTTAAAAGTTTTTTGTTCGTAAAAATAACTCTTTTAAATAGGTTTTTGTTTATAAATTTTTATGTGCAAAATCTACTTTTATCAATGAAAGATTTTTTTTAATTTTAACTAAATATTTAACTTAACTTATTTTTAAATCTACTCAAAAAACTCTTGACATTTAAATTTTTTTTGCTTATAATTTCAGTCCACAAAGAAATGACGGAGTGTAGCGCAGTTTGGTTAGCGCACCTGGTTTGGGACCAGGGGGTCGGGGGTTCGAGTCCCTCCACTCCGACCATTGACCCACTATAAGTGAGAAGCTAAGCCTGGGCTTTCCACTTGTGGTGGGTGTAGCTCAGGTGGTTAGAGCGCCAGGTTGTGGCCCTGGAGGTCGCCGGTTCAAGTCCGGTCATCCACCCCATTGCTCTATCTAATCGAGCGTCCGTAGCTCAATTGGATAGAGCAACGGACTTCGGATCCGTAGGTTGTAGGTTCGAGTCCTACCGGACGCACCAACAAAAAAAGCTCTCAAATATGCGCCCTTAGCTCAGCTGGATAGAGCAACGGCCTTCTAAGCCGTAGGTCGCAGGTTCGAGTCCTGCAGGGCGTACCATTTAAAACTTTTTATCATAATTTTCTCCTAATGCGGGAGTGGCGGAACTGGCAGACGCGCCAGACTTAGGATCTGGTGCCGCAAGGCGTGGAGGTTCGAGTCCTCTCTCCCGCACCATATACTTGCTTAAAACTCCCATAAATACGATGTTTTGAAAATTTAAGGAAAAATTGACCCCACTAATGACCCCACTATTTTAATTTTAACCCTATTTTTAATAAAAATTTTAAATGTTTTTTAATGGAAAAATAAAGCTAATTTTTTATATCTTCATCATATGAATTTTTTAAAAGCTGAATTAAGTTATACTGAAATCAGATTAACCAATAAAAAATAAAAAAAATTTGTAATATAGAAAAAACTTGCACCTTTTGCACCCCAGCAAAAAAATTTGCTCCAAAAGTCCCATAAATACGATGTTTTATGAGGGTGCAAGTATTTTAAAAATTATGCACCCTTTTGCACCCTATGGGGTGTAAGTATGCACCCTCTTGCACCTTATAATAAAAAAGAGATGATTTTTTTGATGAAATAAGAGAGATTAAAAAAGAATTATATACTTATTGCCTTTTATAGTTTTAACATTTTCATAAAAGTAAGGGTCAATCACTGCTAATTCTTTTTTTAGCTGATGAGATGTTAAATTACTATCATACATATAATTAAAAACTTTTACTAATTCTGACCTTTTAATTATTCCTTTTTTAAAATTCTCTTGAAGTTCTTTATATAAAACATTTGCATTAATATCATCAAGTTCTAATAAAGGTGTAAAAAATTCGATGTCTTTTCTTTTAATGGCTTCATAAAATTCCCTGTATCTTGTTGAAGTAGCATTTATTACTGCTTGTTTTTCTGGTGTTTCTAATGGCTTATTTGCTATATTTGGATTTACTGGATAGGTATATAAATAACCTGCAAAATCATCAAGCTCACTTAAAATAGCTTCTTTTAATTTATTGTAACTACCAAATCCTAAAAAGTTTATACTCTCCCAATGAAGTGGGTCACCTGTTAAAAATACTGAAAATCTCCTATCATTTGGCTCAATCTCTAAAAATTTACCCTCATTCGTAAAAAATAAGCAAGCTCCATATAAATTAACTTTTTTTCTAACTTTATTTTTTTCTTCTAATGTAATAGTTTTATTAGTAATTATTTGCTTAATGAGATTTTTTATTTTTTTATTACTTTTAACTTCCCCCTGTCCTGTTTCTTCAAATACGATAAATAACTTATTCGCAAATAATGATAGTAAAAAATTGCTATTTAATGCTTTATCATCAATTGTTGATACCTGTTCTTCTCCAAATAATTTTGAAATAATTAAATCAAATAAAATTCCTTTTCCTGCGCCTTGTAAGCCTTTTAAAACAATTGCTGTCTGTGGCTTTTGAAATGTTTGAAAAAAATAAGCAAGCCAATTAAGAAAATAGTTATATTTTTCATCATCGTAATTTACTAAATGCTTAATTAGTTTTAATATTGTAGTTGGCTCATTAGAATAACTTGTTATATTCATATATTTAGTTGGTCTAAATAGATTAAGCAGATATTTACCATTTCTTTTTATAAATACTTTATTTACTCTTGTGTTAAATTCTTTCCCAATAATAGATATTAAATCATAAGGCTTTATACTCTCTTCATTTTGCTTAAAAAATGATACACTTTTACCTAATTCACTACTGAATTTTATATTTGGCTTTTCCACTTTTACTGGCTTATTTTCTAAATCTAAATATGATAAATTTCCTTTCTCATCAATAAAAAGAGTATAACCTTTCTTATTAAGCTCTTGTAAAATTTCTTTATCACTAATAAGCCAATTATTTTCCCAATTAAGATAATTTCCTCTTTTATCTATATCAATTACCTCTAAATCTATTTGAGGTTTTATTTGAGTAACATTTTCGTTATTTTCATTATTTTTAGCTTCATTATTATCAATATTTTCATCTGTTTTCGATATAATTTCATTAGTAACTTGATTAACAATATCATTAAAGTTCATTAACTTTCTCCTTTCATTTTTTTAATGCATTCCATAATTAATTCAATTGCATACACTTTTGAATACTCATTAAAAAAATCTCTTAAATCATATCCCTTTGGTAGTTTTTCACCAGTAATTTTTTCTAATGGTAATATTAAGGTTGAAGCTGATGTGGTAATAGCTTCTTTTAGTTTTTGAGATGCCTTAAATGAGCTTTCATCATTATCTGGTATGATATAAACGGCTCTATTTTTTAGCTTCTCTTTTATAGGCTCAAAATATGGATTATTAGATATATTATCTGCAATACTATCGCTTTGTAAT
This Caminibacter mediatlanticus TB-2 DNA region includes the following protein-coding sequences:
- a CDS encoding carbon-nitrogen hydrolase family protein, yielding MKSEKLKVEVVNFKTSIDYEYNLKQVIKIITNSSADFLLFPEVCLTGFDYKNFKKANEFSKFAINELKKLNRAFALTIIEDNKNYFYFFDKKKVIHKRAKYNLFGEEKEHFVVGEKPDIFEWRGLKIANLICFELRFIEYWEKFKGADLILVPARWGKERIEHFKTLNKALALSTQSQVICCNSANEKSYGAILDGWGEGVEVTSFSGITQLDLEKNNKIRKKLDIGIK
- the purB gene encoding adenylosuccinate lyase — encoded protein: MVERYAREEMKKLWDMNAKYSAWLEVEKAAVKAWNKLGLIPDEDAKKIIENAKFDIDRINEIEKETKHDVIAFLTSVAESLGEESRWVHYGMTSSDTIDTAVALQMRDSLKIIIDDVKMVMESIKKRAYEHKYTLMVGRSHGIHGEPITFGLVLSIWYDEMKRHLKNLEETLEVISVGKISGAMGNFAHAPIELEELTCKFLGLKPAPISNQVIQRDRYARLASALGLLASTVEKIAVNIRHFQRTEVYEAEEYFSKGQKGSSAMPHKRNPVLSENITGLARIIRSYTIPAMENVALWHERDISHSSTERFWLPDAFITTDFMLHRLNNIISNLVVYPENMMKNLNLTGGLVFSQRVLLELPKRGISREDAYKIVQRNAMKVWEELQKGKAPINEKGESLFLENLLKDEDLKKVMKEDEIKNLFDYNYYTRNVDKIYKRVYGDSEK
- the tatB gene encoding Sec-independent protein translocase protein TatB, with the translated sequence MLDIGSTEFLFIIIIAIIVLGPDKLPEALKNLGKFIGKIKRMWRDATEDIRKEIELEEMKEEMKKYKEELQKLQQQVNKDTSEINKGLTSLDDLTAMGNSRNFKDMIK
- a CDS encoding RluA family pseudouridine synthase, with amino-acid sequence MGFVVKEFEIKNEKVLDFLVKKLGFNLREAKRAIDRGRVSINGKRVTQKSFKASGILKCIVFEPNGYGLKPIFETDHFAIFDKPSGVAIHPKKLANTKSLLDDVRLLYGNDANLVHRLDKETSGLVIASKNKFAESILKQAFQNKEIQKKYLALIKGHLDKEITIKKPIAVNKDENIKVKVIISDEGKESITLVKPIKKIGKNTLVECIPLTGRQHQIRIHLYSIGHPIVGDPLYGVDNEFADRYLKKLVDENERIQKTGANRLMLHAYKLEFEFMNNKYIIKSNSFEIAKLT
- a CDS encoding primase-helicase family protein, producing the protein MNFNDIVNQVTNEIISKTDENIDNNEAKNNENNENVTQIKPQIDLEVIDIDKRGNYLNWENNWLISDKEILQELNKKGYTLFIDEKGNLSYLDLENKPVKVEKPNIKFSSELGKSVSFFKQNEESIKPYDLISIIGKEFNTRVNKVFIKRNGKYLLNLFRPTKYMNITSYSNEPTTILKLIKHLVNYDDEKYNYFLNWLAYFFQTFQKPQTAIVLKGLQGAGKGILFDLIISKLFGEEQVSTIDDKALNSNFLLSLFANKLFIVFEETGQGEVKSNKKIKNLIKQIITNKTITLEEKNKVRKKVNLYGACLFFTNEGKFLEIEPNDRRFSVFLTGDPLHWESINFLGFGSYNKLKEAILSELDDFAGYLYTYPVNPNIANKPLETPEKQAVINATSTRYREFYEAIKRKDIEFFTPLLELDDINANVLYKELQENFKKGIIKRSELVKVFNYMYDSNLTSHQLKKELAVIDPYFYENVKTIKGNKYIILF